From the genome of Azospira restricta, one region includes:
- the menD gene encoding 2-succinyl-5-enolpyruvyl-6-hydroxy-3-cyclohexene-1-carboxylic-acid synthase yields the protein MQDTGQLNLDWSAALIGGLADAGVREFVLSPGARSTPLTLAALRHPRLRCTVILDERAAAWFALGRVKADGAPVALVCTSGTAVANWLPAVVEANQAALPLVLLAADRPPELHGWGANQTIAQADLFAGQVRATHAPGAPFPGFAPDWLRQLAARAVADSRWPLPGPVQLNLAFREPLLPAAAHIAFPDAEPLACAAPTAQPDAAAVRVFAAALSTGRGAIVCGEGCAGDADPAEFARAVTELAARLACPILAEPLSGLRFGAHDRTQVCHRHDLWLRDETRAAALRPDWVLRFGAFPVTRMLQRFVAGAATLLVEPHGRWPDPLHRTQQLLRADPLAACRALFGGELVAADAGWLAAFAEAEAAAEGWLHARPQPPEAALFAGLCRALPAGTHFFCGNSLPIRDLAAYSGSGEKAIAFFANRGASGIDGNLATAAGLAASGPTVAVVGDLTAQHDLGSLALAAGRPLAVIVINNGGGGIFDLLPPAALPEFEAGWLTPQRLDFAHTAAAFGLAYRRCDDPAAAIDAAGAALAAGEPRLIEFVVDRAASLALRRAIPPGG from the coding sequence ATGCAAGACACCGGCCAGCTCAACCTCGACTGGAGCGCCGCGCTGATCGGCGGGCTGGCCGACGCCGGCGTGCGCGAATTCGTGCTCTCGCCCGGCGCCCGCTCGACGCCGCTGACGCTGGCCGCGCTGCGCCATCCGCGGCTGCGCTGCACGGTGATCCTCGACGAGCGCGCCGCCGCCTGGTTCGCGCTCGGCCGCGTCAAGGCCGACGGCGCGCCGGTGGCACTGGTGTGCACCTCGGGCACCGCGGTCGCCAACTGGCTGCCGGCGGTAGTCGAGGCCAACCAGGCGGCGCTGCCGCTCGTGCTGCTCGCCGCCGACCGGCCGCCCGAGCTGCACGGCTGGGGCGCCAACCAGACCATCGCGCAGGCCGACCTGTTCGCCGGCCAGGTGCGTGCGACGCACGCGCCGGGCGCGCCGTTCCCGGGTTTCGCGCCGGACTGGCTGCGCCAGCTCGCCGCGCGCGCCGTCGCCGACAGCCGCTGGCCGCTGCCCGGCCCGGTGCAGCTCAATCTCGCCTTCCGCGAACCGCTGCTGCCGGCCGCGGCGCACATCGCCTTTCCGGACGCCGAACCGCTCGCTTGCGCCGCGCCGACCGCGCAGCCCGATGCCGCCGCCGTGCGCGTGTTCGCGGCCGCACTGAGCACCGGCCGCGGCGCGATCGTCTGCGGCGAGGGCTGCGCCGGCGACGCCGACCCCGCCGAATTCGCGCGGGCGGTGACCGAGCTCGCCGCCCGCCTGGCCTGCCCGATCCTCGCCGAGCCGCTGTCCGGGCTGCGCTTCGGCGCGCACGACCGGACGCAGGTCTGCCACCGCCACGACCTGTGGCTGCGCGACGAGACGCGCGCGGCGGCGCTGCGCCCGGACTGGGTGCTGCGCTTCGGCGCCTTCCCGGTGACGCGCATGCTGCAGCGCTTCGTCGCCGGCGCCGCGACGCTGCTGGTCGAGCCGCACGGGCGCTGGCCGGACCCGCTGCACCGCACGCAGCAGCTGCTGCGCGCCGACCCGCTGGCCGCCTGCCGCGCGCTGTTCGGCGGGGAGCTCGTCGCCGCCGACGCCGGCTGGCTCGCCGCCTTCGCCGAAGCCGAAGCGGCTGCCGAAGGCTGGCTGCACGCCCGCCCGCAGCCGCCGGAAGCCGCGCTCTTCGCCGGGCTGTGCCGCGCGCTGCCGGCGGGCACGCATTTCTTCTGCGGCAACTCGCTGCCGATCCGCGACCTCGCCGCCTATTCCGGCAGCGGCGAAAAGGCCATCGCCTTCTTCGCCAACCGCGGCGCCAGCGGCATCGACGGCAACCTCGCCACCGCCGCCGGGCTGGCCGCAAGCGGACCGACCGTCGCCGTCGTCGGCGACCTCACCGCGCAGCACGACCTCGGCAGCCTCGCGCTCGCCGCCGGCCGGCCGCTGGCGGTGATCGTCATCAACAACGGCGGCGGCGGCATCTTCGACCTGCTGCCGCCGGCGGCGCTGCCGGAATTCGAGGCCGGCTGGCTGACGCCGCAGCGGCTCGACTTCGCGCACACCGCCGCCGCCTTCGGCCTCGCCTACCGGCGCTGCGACGACCCGGCGGCCGCCATCGACGCAGCCGGCGCGGCGCTCGCGGCGGGCGAGCCGCGGCTGATCGAGTTCGTCGTCGACCGCGCCGCGAGCCTCGCGCTGCGCCGCGCGATTCCTCCCGGAGGCTGA